The Oleispira antarctica RB-8 genome contains the following window.
TTTTATTTAATTGTGCTTGATCAAAAAACTCACGAGTGAAGTCTTCTAGCTTGGTATAACGGTTGTTGTCTTCATCGGCCCAATAGAAGGTTTGTTTGTAGCTTTGTTTTTTATTGTTGGCGTAGTACTTGGTATTTACGCCATTAGATATGACGAACATTTGAACATATTGAAACAAGCCGTAACTTGCCCAATAGCTGTGTCGCTGGTAACGCTGAATTTGGTTGAAGGCTTCTTTCATTTCTAAGCCACGGCGTTTTAGCTCTACCTGCACCAGCGGTAAACCGTTCACTAAAATGGTCACGTCGTAACGGTTTTTAAAGCGGCCTTCTACGGTAACTTGCTGAGTGGCTTGCCACTGGTTTGCCTCGTGGTCTTCGTGCAGAAAACGCACATAGCCCGACGTGCCATCGTCTTTATCGTATTGAAAGCGATCCCTTAGGGTTTTAGCTTTTTCAAAGATGCTGCCTTTGGCCAGATGATTTAGAATTTGTTTAAATTCAGTCTGGCTCAGCTGTACATCATTCAGCTTTTCTAGCTGGATTTTTAGATTGGCAAGCAAGCTTGCCTCGTCAGTGACACTGACCAACTCAAATGATTGCTGCTCTAATTTTTTAAGCAAATCACTTTCTAATACGGCTTCAGGTTGAATGGCCATGGTTTTCCTTAACACTTTATTCTTAACTTCTAAATAGCACTTCAGCGGCCTTGTGTGGCAATTGCCGCTGTCTCTATTCGCTATAAATACTTTTTAAATAAACGCTAAACAAACATTTGTTGTAACAGGCCTTTTTTGTAGACCTGGGTTTGTTCGATTTGTTGCTGGGCTAGGTTGATTTTTTGATCTATAGATTTCAGAAATCTAGCTATTTTCTTTTGCTCCAAATAGCAGGGAATCAGCCTTCTAAACGTTACAAAGTCACTGAAATGCACTCTCTTTTTTTCTTCAAGGGTTCCGGTTGCCATTTTATTGTAAAAGTAAATCATTCCATAACTCTTTAAATACTCCTCCATGAACTCATGATCTAAAGCGTCGTTGAAATAAAAGACGTCATAATACTTTGATAGCAATACCATTCCATCACCACTGTGCCTTGCGATAGCGCCAAATCTTAGATTCATAGGGTTCATCGCAAAATCACCAGGGTGAACCACCTTATAGGCTTCGCTGGTATCATTAACTAAAAAATCACGTACATACCTAGCTGATTTAGGCTCAATACCATTCTTTATAGTTAAACTATGCAATGGTATATCTTCGGTAACAGGTAATCCCTTTCGCACCGTTATAAAGTCGCCCAAACACTCTCGCGTCCAATCAGGATAGTCCTCCCCTTTATCATCTTTAAAACGTAGCTGCTGACTAAACAACTGCTGCAGAATGCCTTTCTTGTATAACACCAGCTGTTCATGTTTTTGTTTATACAATCTGACTTTGTTATCTACGTAGGAGAGGAAGGAGGCGATTTTGTCGGCTTCTTCCGATTTAGGAGGTAGGCATAAATATAACGATTTCATGTGCGTCCCATACAAATGAATGACAGATGCTCCTTGAGCGTACCTGGCTATGTCATACTTTCGTTTATGGCTTAAGTAATAGGCTAAAAAAAGTCCATTAATTTTTGACCTAAGGATATTTAAATCACCGCTTAAGGCTACACCTTCTTTCCTAACACATGATGCTCTCGCAATATCCAATGCTGATTCACCTGATGCAGGAATGATTACATCATTAACTTTGCTTAAAATTAAAGACTTTTTATCTAAGTTTGTTTTTGAACGTATCTGATCAATTATCTCATCATAATGAGTATAAAGTTCACCATACCTAATACATTCTAATTTCCCTTCTGTGACAATATCTGCTTTTGATATACCTTTCCCTTTGAGAAAGGAAGCTACATTACCTAACCTGGATCTATTCCACTCCCCACTAAACTCCGGAAACCTGAGCTGAGGCACTTTGCTTTGTACTTGTTGTGTATTAGCCATACCGCCTCCTAAGGTGCCTGAATGTTGAGCTGCTTGCAGAATTCAGCCAGCTGTGTGCCCACACTTTTCAATTCTGTTTCAATACCTGAGATGGCTTGTGTTACCGTTGCCAAGTCTACGGGCGCTTCTTCTTCAAAGGTATCCACATAGCGCGGAATATTCAGATTATAACCGTTATCTTCAATCCCGCTCTCTTCCCCGCTCAAGACTGAATCTTTCAGCAGCTCACCGTTTTCATCCAGTTGAGATTTAATCGGTGCCACAAAGGCAAGCTTGTCGATATTTTTGCGCTGGGTGTAGGCATTCATAATGCGGTCTAAATCTTCATCGCGCAGAAAGTTTTGGCTTTTTGTCTTACCAGAATGGGCACTGGCATCAATAAATAAAACATCATCCGCTTTTTTGCTTTGAGCTGAGCTGTTGCGATTCTTTTTAAGCACCAAAATACAAGTGGGGATATTGGTGCCAAAAAACACGTTAGCTGGCAAACCAATCACCGCATCTAAGGCGTTGTGTTTTTCAATTAAGAATTTACGAATATGGCCTTCCGCTGCGCCACGGAAAAGTACACCGTGAGGCAATACCACCGCCAGCGTGCCGTTATCATCTAACTGGTGATAC
Protein-coding sequences here:
- the hsdS gene encoding Putative type I restriction, specificity subunit gives rise to the protein MANTQQVQSKVPQLRFPEFSGEWNRSRLGNVASFLKGKGISKADIVTEGKLECIRYGELYTHYDEIIDQIRSKTNLDKKSLILSKVNDVIIPASGESALDIARASCVRKEGVALSGDLNILRSKINGLFLAYYLSHKRKYDIARYAQGASVIHLYGTHMKSLYLCLPPKSEEADKIASFLSYVDNKVRLYKQKHEQLVLYKKGILQQLFSQQLRFKDDKGEDYPDWTRECLGDFITVRKGLPVTEDIPLHSLTIKNGIEPKSARYVRDFLVNDTSEAYKVVHPGDFAMNPMNLRFGAIARHSGDGMVLLSKYYDVFYFNDALDHEFMEEYLKSYGMIYFYNKMATGTLEEKKRVHFSDFVTFRRLIPCYLEQKKIARFLKSIDQKINLAQQQIEQTQVYKKGLLQQMFV